The following coding sequences lie in one Euhalothece natronophila Z-M001 genomic window:
- a CDS encoding RNA-guided endonuclease InsQ/TnpB family protein: protein MLTLSYEYKLEPNQLQISMIEQTLGVCRTVWNYALRERKDWINSRKCPVNACSIEQEYLIPADEPYPSYSRQAKALTEAKKNSERLKSVNAQVLQQVLRTLDRAFSDMRARGFGFPRFKNKYRLRSYLIPQLKGEVLKGNQVKLPQLGWVRFRKSRDIPEGFKVKQVRVIRKASGYFVMLSLQLDVDVPQPFPHGHPRGLDLGFDKFVATSDGLEIKRPRFLESLQRKLKLLQRKLKNKKKGSNNRHQLNRKIARVHQRISDTRKDWHFKLAHQLCDEAGMIFVEDINFRSWQRGMLSKHAADAGFGQFVNILQWVCWKRDVYFAKVDKDGTSQECSQCGANTGKKTLDVRVHHCPECGYIGSRDVVSAEVIRNRGLSDLGQGLDIKQIACGGDLTGMEATSSSQEPETGNLVARLGISHNSA from the coding sequence ATGCTTACCCTTTCTTACGAGTATAAGTTAGAACCAAACCAACTCCAAATTAGCATGATCGAGCAGACCCTCGGTGTTTGTCGAACAGTTTGGAATTATGCTCTTAGAGAAAGAAAGGATTGGATCAACTCTCGAAAATGTCCTGTCAACGCTTGTTCCATTGAACAGGAATATCTGATCCCTGCCGATGAACCTTATCCGAGTTATTCAAGGCAAGCAAAGGCTCTAACTGAGGCGAAGAAAAATAGCGAACGCCTTAAATCAGTTAATGCCCAAGTGCTTCAACAAGTCTTGAGAACTTTGGACAGGGCTTTCTCTGACATGAGAGCCAGAGGGTTCGGTTTTCCTAGATTCAAGAACAAGTATCGTTTAAGGTCTTATCTGATTCCTCAGCTAAAAGGAGAGGTATTAAAAGGAAATCAAGTTAAACTACCTCAATTAGGTTGGGTTAGATTCAGAAAGTCCAGAGATATCCCAGAAGGATTTAAGGTAAAACAAGTAAGAGTGATCAGAAAAGCCTCTGGTTACTTTGTCATGCTTTCCCTTCAGTTAGATGTGGATGTTCCTCAACCTTTCCCTCACGGTCATCCAAGAGGGTTAGACTTAGGCTTTGATAAGTTTGTTGCTACTTCTGATGGTTTAGAAATTAAAAGACCTCGGTTTTTAGAGTCTCTACAAAGGAAGCTGAAATTGCTCCAACGTAAGCTTAAGAACAAAAAGAAAGGGTCAAATAACCGACATCAACTAAACAGAAAGATAGCAAGAGTTCACCAACGTATCTCTGACACTCGTAAAGATTGGCACTTCAAACTTGCTCATCAATTGTGCGATGAAGCAGGGATGATCTTTGTCGAAGACATCAATTTCCGTTCGTGGCAACGAGGAATGTTATCCAAACACGCTGCGGATGCTGGCTTTGGTCAGTTTGTAAACATCCTTCAATGGGTTTGTTGGAAACGTGATGTTTACTTTGCCAAAGTTGACAAAGATGGCACCTCTCAAGAATGTAGCCAATGTGGAGCGAATACAGGTAAAAAGACTCTAGATGTTAGGGTTCATCACTGCCCTGAATGTGGTTACATTGGTTCAAGAGATGTGGTGAGTGCTGAGGTGATCAGAAATCGAGGGTTGTCTGACCTCGGGCAGGGGTTGGACATAAAACAAATTGCCTGTGGAGGCGATCTGACGGGGATGGAGGCAACTTCGTCTAGTCAAGAGCCTGAAACAGGAAACCTAGTCGCAAGGCTAGGAATCTCCCATAATAGCGCGTAG
- a CDS encoding bifunctional acetate--CoA ligase family protein/GNAT family N-acetyltransferase — MQAQTVTNDPAHDFLGTRQPLDAIFAPKSVAVIGASEKKGSVGRTLLWNLISNPFGGTVYPVNPKRNSILGIKAYASLNAIPDPVDLAIIATPAPSVSQVIKDCTYKGVKGAIIISAGFKEIGEQGIALEQEIKAEAQAHNLRIVGPNCLGVMNPHYGLNATFGSAMALPGNVGFISQSGALCTSILDWSFRENVGFSAFVSIGSMLDVNWGDLIDYLGDDPNTHSIVIYMESIGDARSFLSAAREVALTKPIIVIKSGRTSAAAQAAASHTGALAGSDDVLDAAFRRCGVLRVDTIDDLFNLAEILAKQPRPKGNRLTILTNAGGPGVLATDALIRRGGKLAELAPETIQALNDCLPTHWSHGNPIDILGDADPQRYESAIAQVAKDPNSDGLLVILTPQAMTNPTKIAESLSNFSQLQGKPVLASWMGGNSVEQGEKLLNDANIFTLPYPDTAAQVFNLMWRYSYNLQGIYETPILREGRKPDYQQVETIFSQVYRSQRTLLTEYESKQLLNAYHIPTVETRLATSIEEAVNQANAIGYPVVLKLSSETITHKTDVGGVQLNLKNATEVEVAYQQIQNSVSPEHFQGVTVQPMLKLDGYELILGSSLDPQFGPVLLFGTGGSLVEVFQDRALALPPLNTTLARRMMEQTRIYQALQGVRGRTAVDLEALEQLLVQFSQLVVEQPQIKEIDINPLLAQTPEAGGSIALDARVVLHDQVTSDSKPAIRPYPTQYITQWQLKDKTPVTIRPIRPEDEPLIRSFHGTLSEESVYLRYAHLISQAHRITHTRLTRICFIDYDRELALVADHEDASGNHYILGVGRLSQIKGSNQAEFGMLISDHYQGQGLGTKFLQQLINIAKQEELEGIIAYILPENRPMQKICQRLGFTLRKDTEEEMMVAELTLK; from the coding sequence ATGCAAGCACAAACTGTTACCAATGATCCAGCCCATGATTTTTTGGGAACTCGTCAACCGTTAGATGCCATCTTTGCCCCGAAAAGTGTTGCTGTCATTGGGGCAAGTGAAAAAAAGGGAAGTGTGGGACGAACTTTGTTATGGAATTTAATTAGTAATCCCTTTGGGGGGACGGTTTATCCGGTTAATCCTAAACGAAATAGCATTCTGGGAATTAAAGCCTATGCTAGTTTAAATGCTATCCCTGATCCCGTAGATTTAGCGATTATTGCTACTCCTGCACCGAGTGTCTCTCAGGTGATCAAGGACTGTACTTACAAAGGGGTCAAAGGGGCAATTATTATTTCCGCAGGATTTAAAGAAATTGGTGAACAGGGAATTGCCTTAGAACAAGAGATTAAAGCCGAAGCCCAAGCCCATAATTTACGGATTGTGGGGCCAAATTGCCTGGGAGTTATGAATCCTCATTATGGACTCAATGCTACCTTTGGCAGTGCCATGGCGTTACCCGGAAATGTGGGCTTTATTAGCCAGAGTGGGGCTTTGTGTACTTCAATTTTAGATTGGAGCTTTCGGGAAAATGTCGGTTTTAGTGCCTTTGTCTCCATTGGCTCCATGTTAGATGTCAATTGGGGAGATTTAATTGATTATTTAGGAGATGATCCTAATACTCATAGCATTGTCATTTATATGGAATCTATTGGCGATGCGCGATCATTTCTTTCGGCTGCTCGAGAAGTGGCGTTAACGAAACCAATTATTGTGATTAAATCGGGGCGAACTTCCGCTGCCGCCCAAGCTGCTGCCTCTCATACTGGGGCCTTAGCGGGAAGTGATGATGTTTTAGATGCCGCATTTCGGCGCTGTGGTGTCTTACGAGTGGATACGATCGATGATTTATTTAACTTGGCAGAAATTTTAGCGAAACAACCGCGTCCAAAAGGCAATCGCTTAACGATTTTAACTAATGCTGGGGGGCCAGGAGTCTTAGCCACAGATGCCCTCATTCGTCGCGGGGGAAAGTTAGCTGAATTAGCTCCAGAGACAATTCAAGCACTTAATGACTGTCTGCCTACTCACTGGAGTCATGGTAATCCGATTGATATTTTAGGGGATGCTGATCCCCAACGCTATGAGAGCGCGATCGCGCAAGTAGCAAAAGATCCCAATAGTGATGGCTTACTGGTAATTTTAACCCCTCAAGCCATGACTAATCCCACAAAAATAGCGGAAAGCCTGAGTAATTTCTCACAATTGCAAGGAAAGCCTGTCTTAGCCAGTTGGATGGGGGGGAATAGTGTCGAACAGGGAGAAAAACTGCTAAATGATGCTAATATCTTTACCCTTCCTTATCCAGATACGGCGGCCCAGGTGTTTAACTTGATGTGGCGTTATAGTTACAACTTACAGGGAATTTACGAAACTCCTATTCTCAGGGAAGGAAGAAAACCTGATTATCAGCAAGTAGAGACAATTTTTAGCCAAGTTTATCGCTCTCAGCGAACTCTGCTGACCGAATATGAATCAAAACAACTCCTTAACGCTTATCATATTCCGACGGTAGAAACACGGCTAGCAACTAGCATAGAGGAAGCGGTTAACCAAGCCAACGCGATCGGGTATCCAGTTGTCTTAAAACTCTCTTCAGAAACTATTACCCATAAAACTGATGTGGGAGGAGTGCAGCTCAACCTTAAAAATGCAACTGAAGTTGAAGTAGCTTATCAGCAGATCCAAAATTCTGTTTCTCCTGAACATTTCCAAGGGGTAACCGTACAACCCATGTTAAAACTAGACGGTTACGAATTAATTTTGGGTAGTAGCCTCGATCCCCAATTTGGCCCCGTGTTGCTATTTGGAACAGGTGGCTCGTTAGTAGAAGTATTTCAAGATCGCGCCTTAGCTCTACCGCCTCTAAATACTACCTTAGCACGGCGGATGATGGAACAAACTCGCATTTACCAGGCTTTACAGGGAGTTAGAGGACGCACCGCGGTAGATTTAGAAGCCCTAGAACAGCTTTTAGTTCAGTTTAGCCAATTAGTGGTGGAACAACCGCAAATTAAAGAAATTGATATCAATCCTCTTTTAGCTCAAACGCCAGAAGCAGGAGGCAGTATCGCCCTTGATGCGCGAGTGGTTTTACATGATCAGGTGACAAGTGACTCAAAACCTGCAATCCGTCCTTATCCCACTCAATATATTACGCAATGGCAACTTAAAGATAAAACACCTGTAACGATTCGTCCAATTCGTCCTGAGGATGAACCTTTAATTCGATCTTTTCACGGAACTTTATCAGAAGAAAGTGTGTATCTACGGTATGCTCATCTAATTAGCCAAGCCCATCGTATTACTCACACTCGTCTTACCCGCATTTGCTTTATTGATTATGATCGGGAACTGGCTTTAGTCGCTGATCATGAAGATGCTTCGGGTAATCATTACATTCTCGGTGTGGGAAGACTGAGTCAAATTAAAGGTAGTAATCAGGCTGAGTTTGGAATGTTAATTAGTGATCACTATCAAGGACAAGGATTAGGAACAAAATTTTTACAGCAATTGATTAATATTGCTAAACAGGAAGAATTAGAAGGAATTATTGCTTACATTCTTCCAGAAAACCGTCCTATGCAAAAAATCTGTCAACGATTAGGATTTACTTTGAGAAAAGATACGGAGGAAGAGATGATGGTTGCGGAGTTGACTTTAAAATAA